Within the Streptomyces vilmorinianum genome, the region CGGATCGTCGAACTCGTAGGCGTACGTGGGAACTTGCCGCGCGAAGAGCCGGGCCGTCGCGTAGGTGTGGCAGGCGAAGGTGGAATCCGTGAGCACGGCCGAGAGCGCGAGGTAGGGCGACGGGTATCCGGCGACCGGGTAGCGCGTGAGGACCTCGTCGGCCGCGGGGCCGTACTGCGCGCGGATCTGGTCGGTGTACTGCTGCGGGGTCAGGCGTGGCTGGGTCAGCGCCACGAAGAAGCGGGCCTCGGCCTTGGTGCTGCCGATCAGGACCGGCACCTTGTTCCAGGACCCCGAGGCGATGGCCGCGGCGGGGTCCGCCGGCAGCAGACCGTCGCCGTGCGCCGGTCCCGAGACCGGCAGTGTCGCCGCCGCGGCCACCAGGTCGTCGACGCGGGCACCGCGCAGGCAGGCGGCGATGGTGGTCAGATCGGTGCAGCCCAGGCGAGTCGCGTAGGCGCGGGCCTGCTCCTCGGCTCCTGCCCGGTCGGGGGCCCGCAGCAGGGTGCACGGGCCGCTCTGCAGCACGGCGCGGCTGAACAGGCCCCTCGCCTGCGGAGAGGCGAGCATGGCGCAGACCGAACCGCTGCCCGCGGACTGGCCGGCGAGGGTGACGGTGGCGGGGTCGCCGCCGAAGGCTGCGATGTTGCCCCGGGTCCACGTCAGCGCGGCGAGCTGGTCCATCAGACCGAACGAGCCGGAGCGGAGCGCGTTGGCACCGGTCAGCTCGGGCAGCGCGAGATAACCGAGCTGCCCCAGGCGGTAGTTGATGCTCACCACCACGCTGCCGGTGAGCTCCGCCATGGTCCGGCCGCCGAACTGGGTGCCTGTGCCCTGGCTGTACGCGCCGCCGTGCATCCAGAGGATCACCGGGAGCCGTGACCTCGGATGCGCGCCTCGTGGCCGGTAGACGTCCAGGTAGAGGCAGTCCTCGCTGACCGCCTGCGGATCACGCAGACCGAACGGCGAGAACTGCGGACACGCGGGCGCCTGTGTGCTCGCGTCGCGGAGCCCGCCCCACGGCGCGGGCTCCTTCGGAGGCCGGAAGCGCGACTCCCCCATCGGGGGCGCCGCATAGGGCACGCCCAGGAACTCCTGGGCCCGGCCGTGGGTCCGCCCGGCAAGGGCGCCCTGGGCGGTGTGGACCACGGGCCGCGGCGACACCTCGCGCGCGGCGGAGGGCGTGGCCGTGCCGAGCAGGGTGGTGCCGAGCACAGCCGTGGCGAGCAGGGCCGCCAGGGCGGACATCCGGGCGAGGCCGGCCCGCGGCCTCGCCATGGGATGCGTATCCATCGTTCCTCCTTGCGTCGTGTACGGGCCTACGGGCCTACGGGCCTGCTCCTACGGGCGCAGGCCCGCGAGGAGCGCGCTCACCTTGGCGAAGTCGGCCGGGCCGGTGTTCCAGTCGGCGGACATGGGGCTGATGGCCACCTTGGAGGCACTGACCGCCTCCACGTCGCCTCCCTTGACCGGGGGCCGGGGAGCGAACGTCACGCTGACCTTCCAGGTGCCGTCGCCGGAGTCCGTGAAGTCCGGCACGAGGGGCGCCTGGGGGTCCTGGTGGGTCACGGCGGCGCCCTGGGCCGGGCTCTTGCCGTCCGCGCCGACCACGGGGTGGTTGACGTTGAGTCCGATACCGAGGGGCAGCAGGCGCCCGGACTTCGCCTGGGACTGCAGCCGTTCGACGAGTTTGACCAGGAAGTCCACGGTCGGGCGCATGGCGTTGACCGTGGCGACCGGGTCGGGGGCGGCGAAGCCGCCCGTGCTGACGGCGATGGCAGGCACCCCGGACTCCAGCGCGGCGATGGCCCCGCCCACCGTGCCCGAGTGGTTGGCCA harbors:
- the surE gene encoding 5'/3'-nucleotidase SurE, whose product is MRSKRLLPLAALLLCTPALTGTAPAAGAPAAAAPQGTAPQGTAPQGTAARPLRILLTNDDGYDAPGIRTAFQRLTAAGHDVTIVAPLTNQSGTGTKMLSGTTVTVRHPEPKVWAVDGTPGDSVAFGLSEVFEGAAPDLVVSGTNFGPNVAGLANHSGTVGGAIAALESGVPAIAVSTGGFAAPDPVATVNAMRPTVDFLVKLVERLQSQAKSGRLLPLGIGLNVNHPVVGADGKSPAQGAAVTHQDPQAPLVPDFTDSGDGTWKVSVTFAPRPPVKGGDVEAVSASKVAISPMSADWNTGPADFAKVSALLAGLRP
- a CDS encoding carboxylesterase/lipase family protein translates to MDTHPMARPRAGLARMSALAALLATAVLGTTLLGTATPSAAREVSPRPVVHTAQGALAGRTHGRAQEFLGVPYAAPPMGESRFRPPKEPAPWGGLRDASTQAPACPQFSPFGLRDPQAVSEDCLYLDVYRPRGAHPRSRLPVILWMHGGAYSQGTGTQFGGRTMAELTGSVVVSINYRLGQLGYLALPELTGANALRSGSFGLMDQLAALTWTRGNIAAFGGDPATVTLAGQSAGSGSVCAMLASPQARGLFSRAVLQSGPCTLLRAPDRAGAEEQARAYATRLGCTDLTTIAACLRGARVDDLVAAAATLPVSGPAHGDGLLPADPAAAIASGSWNKVPVLIGSTKAEARFFVALTQPRLTPQQYTDQIRAQYGPAADEVLTRYPVAGYPSPYLALSAVLTDSTFACHTYATARLFARQVPTYAYEFDDPDSPTLYGAQVPGLDQSNGHSAELAYLHDFTMSDWPLTERQVALADRMKRYWAAFARAADPSVPSQAPWPAVGTSYTSLTLHPTATGPSTTFATDHQCAFWSSAARTGA